From the genome of Thermoplasmata archaeon, one region includes:
- the corA gene encoding magnesium/cobalt transporter CorA — MVRVQVIAYTPTDVVEEADVTVGRCREFSEKYAVTWVNVVDPDTRTLEELETLFGFHPLALEDAQNQDLAPKIDVYEDLVFVIARTIVWAEDIDTDQLSLFVGRKFIVTIHDKVFPQLEDVRIRLRKKNPRMLKAGADFLAYTILDVLVDSYFPHLDRFQSLLDQLEDEIVQRPSGEGISRLHELRTDIVRLRNALRPQRDMFGVLSRLEIPLLRKETRNYLRDVQDHMISVLDTLDANREIVASLMEVQATLVSNQVNEVIKVLTVIFTVTLPIAIVSSAFGMNVAFFGFNQPEGLYLALALMIAPTLALAVWIRRKGWL; from the coding sequence ATGGTCCGCGTCCAGGTGATCGCCTACACGCCGACCGATGTCGTCGAGGAGGCCGACGTCACGGTCGGACGCTGCCGAGAATTCTCAGAGAAATACGCGGTCACGTGGGTCAACGTCGTCGACCCGGACACGCGGACCCTCGAGGAGCTCGAGACGCTCTTCGGTTTCCATCCGCTCGCCCTAGAGGACGCCCAGAACCAGGACCTCGCACCGAAGATCGATGTCTACGAGGACCTCGTCTTCGTCATCGCCCGCACCATCGTCTGGGCCGAGGACATCGACACGGACCAGCTCTCGCTTTTCGTCGGTCGGAAGTTCATCGTCACGATCCACGACAAGGTGTTCCCGCAGCTCGAGGACGTGCGGATCCGACTGCGAAAGAAGAACCCCCGGATGTTGAAGGCCGGCGCGGACTTCCTCGCCTACACGATCCTCGACGTGCTCGTGGACTCGTACTTCCCGCACCTCGACCGATTCCAGTCCCTCCTGGACCAACTCGAGGACGAAATCGTCCAGCGTCCGAGCGGGGAGGGCATCTCGCGCCTCCACGAACTCCGGACGGACATCGTCCGGCTGCGGAACGCGCTCCGGCCTCAGCGGGACATGTTCGGCGTGTTGAGTCGTCTCGAGATCCCGCTCCTCCGGAAGGAGACGCGGAACTACCTCCGCGACGTGCAAGACCACATGATCAGCGTCCTCGACACGTTGGACGCGAACCGAGAAATTGTCGCGAGCCTGATGGAGGTCCAGGCGACGCTCGTCTCGAACCAGGTGAACGAGGTGATCAAGGTCCTGACGGTCATCTTCACGGTGACCCTGCCGATCGCGATCGTCTCAAGCGCGTTCGGGATGAACGTGGCGTTCTTCGGGTTCAACCAGCCGGAAGGGCTCTACCTCGCGCTCGCCCTGATGATCGCGCCGACCCTGGCGCTCGCCGTGTGGATTCGCCGGAAAGGTTGGCTTTGA
- a CDS encoding molybdopterin-dependent oxidoreductase — protein MAGRFGAVRAFVRRLPWYRFGAGVIAGGAGLVVTFLMRSFGLGVFLPEIAVDFAVGRTPGAIESFFIHTLGEGAKFLALLTALGVFLALPGVYATFFRRVQGWLKNRWYVMAFYTFSSAAIVLLFILPLLGAGFFGSVTFVGAGLATLSQLLGAWIYAAVLDHILIEVAAEYPEGFGLSRRQFIVGSVFAILATVLAFYGLASLAARKGRLVFASIEEMFAKEVTPTSEFYVVTKNLIDPDLHPDVAADRWRLTVGGLVSNPMSFAYADLPGLAEVTEFVTLECVSNEVGGNLISNADWTGVRLSTLLQSAGVDPTADFWVVFTCADGYTAAIPKDRAMNPATIVAFQMNGPNELTAAHGYPARIIVPGLYGMFHAKWLTKIEVTGGEYLGYWQQKGWTNSDYDVNSGQENGRIHTTAIIATPRDGSVVGPQVTIGGVAFAGDRGISSVEVSTDGGQTWTAANLYPAKSGLTWRLWTFVWTPPASGSFKIVARAVDGAGTRQESTIESPFREGAEGYDSITLLVG, from the coding sequence GTGGCCGGGCGCTTCGGAGCCGTTCGCGCGTTCGTCCGTCGACTTCCCTGGTACCGCTTCGGCGCGGGCGTGATCGCGGGAGGCGCAGGGCTCGTCGTCACCTTCCTGATGCGGTCGTTCGGGCTCGGCGTGTTCTTGCCGGAGATCGCGGTGGACTTCGCGGTCGGCCGCACGCCGGGCGCCATCGAGTCGTTCTTCATCCACACGCTCGGTGAAGGCGCGAAGTTCCTCGCCCTCCTGACCGCGCTCGGCGTCTTCCTCGCCCTCCCGGGCGTCTACGCGACGTTCTTCCGCCGCGTACAGGGATGGCTCAAGAACCGATGGTACGTCATGGCGTTCTACACGTTCAGCTCCGCGGCGATCGTCCTCCTGTTCATCTTGCCCCTCCTCGGCGCGGGTTTCTTCGGGTCCGTGACGTTCGTGGGCGCGGGCCTCGCGACGTTGAGCCAGCTGCTCGGCGCTTGGATCTATGCCGCCGTCCTGGACCACATCCTGATCGAAGTCGCGGCGGAGTACCCGGAGGGTTTCGGCCTCTCCCGCCGGCAATTCATCGTCGGTTCGGTCTTCGCCATCCTCGCGACCGTCCTGGCGTTCTACGGCCTGGCGAGTCTCGCGGCTCGGAAAGGACGGCTTGTGTTCGCGTCCATCGAGGAGATGTTCGCGAAGGAGGTCACCCCGACCTCCGAGTTCTACGTCGTCACGAAGAACCTGATCGACCCGGACCTCCATCCGGACGTCGCCGCGGATCGATGGCGACTCACCGTCGGCGGCCTGGTGTCGAACCCGATGTCGTTTGCGTACGCGGACCTCCCGGGACTTGCCGAGGTCACCGAATTCGTGACGCTGGAGTGCGTGAGCAACGAGGTCGGCGGAAATCTGATCAGCAACGCCGACTGGACCGGCGTGCGACTCTCGACCCTGCTCCAGTCCGCCGGGGTCGACCCCACCGCGGATTTTTGGGTCGTGTTCACGTGCGCGGACGGTTATACCGCGGCGATCCCGAAGGACCGGGCGATGAACCCCGCTACGATCGTCGCGTTCCAGATGAATGGCCCGAACGAGCTGACCGCCGCTCACGGCTATCCCGCCCGGATTATCGTCCCCGGGCTGTACGGGATGTTCCACGCGAAATGGCTGACGAAAATCGAGGTCACAGGGGGCGAGTACCTCGGATACTGGCAACAGAAAGGCTGGACGAACTCGGACTACGACGTGAATAGCGGGCAGGAGAACGGGCGAATCCACACGACCGCGATCATCGCCACGCCGCGGGACGGCTCGGTCGTCGGCCCTCAGGTGACGATTGGCGGCGTCGCGTTCGCGGGCGACCGTGGGATCTCCTCGGTCGAGGTGAGCACGGATGGCGGGCAGACCTGGACCGCCGCGAACCTGTATCCGGCGAAATCGGGTCTCACCTGGAGGCTTTGGACCTTCGTCTGGACGCCTCCCGCCAGCGGATCCTTCAAGATCGTCGCGCGCGCCGTCGACGGCGCAGGGACGCGGCAGGAATCGACGATCGAGTCGCCATTCCGGGAGGGGGCCGAGGGCTACGACTCCATCACGCTGCTCGTCGGCTGA
- a CDS encoding class I SAM-dependent methyltransferase, with amino-acid sequence MAPWKYTDESYKEYTRTTWNESAQNYSKILRWLEPYGFDLLARVDPKIRERALDIATGPGEPALSMARMVGPEGDVIGIDLSEKMIERATNGAKERRIANAAFRVMDAEKMDFPDDTFDLATSRFGFQIFTNPEAVAAEAYRVLKPKGRIGATVWGTAEKAAALHVIVGPMLEFAEPDETGYLPTPYELGGPGEMVKLLEDAGFSETKEDRKTHSFVWKDEAEYLETILGGTPLGHSLKEEDPPVQEKILARTRENLRKWRKGRTIEIPCECVIATARK; translated from the coding sequence ATGGCCCCGTGGAAGTACACGGACGAGTCCTACAAGGAGTACACGCGCACGACGTGGAACGAGAGCGCGCAGAACTATTCGAAGATCCTCCGGTGGCTCGAACCGTACGGCTTCGATCTCCTCGCCCGCGTCGACCCGAAAATCCGGGAGAGGGCGCTCGACATCGCGACGGGACCCGGAGAACCGGCGTTGTCGATGGCCCGGATGGTCGGCCCTGAAGGCGACGTCATCGGCATCGATCTCTCCGAGAAGATGATCGAGCGAGCGACGAACGGCGCGAAAGAGCGGCGCATCGCGAACGCCGCGTTCCGCGTGATGGACGCGGAGAAAATGGACTTCCCCGACGACACGTTCGATCTCGCCACGAGCCGCTTCGGCTTCCAGATATTCACGAATCCGGAGGCGGTTGCGGCGGAGGCCTACCGAGTGTTGAAGCCCAAAGGCCGAATCGGCGCGACCGTATGGGGTACGGCGGAGAAGGCGGCCGCGCTCCATGTGATCGTGGGACCGATGCTCGAGTTCGCGGAGCCCGATGAGACCGGATACTTGCCGACGCCGTACGAACTCGGCGGACCGGGGGAGATGGTGAAGCTCCTCGAGGACGCGGGCTTCAGTGAGACGAAGGAGGATCGTAAGACCCATTCGTTCGTCTGGAAGGACGAGGCCGAGTATCTCGAGACGATCTTGGGCGGGACGCCGCTTGGCCACTCGCTCAAGGAAGAAGATCCGCCAGTCCAGGAGAAGATCCTCGCGCGGACGCGGGAGAACCTCCGGAAATGGCGGAAAGGCCGGACCATCGAAATTCCCT
- a CDS encoding cupin domain-containing protein codes for MARGGPAKVMRLKAAKALKGDKSLSYQLISPGTAGSRKFMITLVDIRPGGSTPVHEHRTVESMYYIVEGRGEVTSGRETKVVGPDTAVYFPAGSTHGIRNVGRTRLRYLSCHAPPYEIEELYKSWREHEGLVMTGG; via the coding sequence GTGGCGCGCGGTGGTCCCGCGAAGGTCATGCGCCTCAAGGCCGCCAAGGCTCTGAAGGGGGACAAGAGCCTCTCGTATCAGCTGATCAGCCCGGGCACGGCCGGCTCGCGGAAGTTCATGATCACCCTTGTCGACATTCGCCCGGGCGGGAGCACGCCGGTCCACGAGCACCGCACGGTCGAGTCGATGTACTACATCGTCGAGGGGCGCGGCGAGGTCACGTCCGGCCGCGAGACGAAGGTCGTCGGCCCCGACACGGCCGTGTACTTCCCTGCGGGCAGCACGCACGGGATTCGGAACGTGGGCCGTACGCGCCTGCGGTACCTTTCGTGCCACGCGCCGCCGTATGAGATCGAGGAGCTGTACAAGAGCTGGCGGGAGCACGAAGGGCTCGTCATGACGGGCGGCTGA